In the Ignavibacteriales bacterium genome, GTTGTCTTTGTACCTGAAACCAAAAAAAGTTTGGAAATGCTTAATGAATTTTTAGATAAACAATTTTCAATTGCAATTGTGGTTGATGAATTTGGCGGGACTGCAGGAATGCTTACCGTCGAAGATTTGATAGAGGAATTATTTGGCGAGATACGAGATGAGTTTGATGATGTAGAAGAAAAAATTGCCAAAAAGATAGATGCTAATTCTTACTTAGTTAATGGTAAAGTAGAAATAGATTATCTGAATGAAGAATTAAATTTTCAAATACCCGAAGGAGATTATGAAACTATTGCCGGTTATGTAACGTTTAGAATTGGAAGAATCCCTGTAAAAGGAGAATCATTCAAGATTCATAATTTATCGGTTCAAATATTAAAAGCAGACAAAACTAAAATAGATTTATTGAAACTTACACTAATTCCGGAAACGGAAATTTAACCAGATCAAATTCAGAAAGTAAAAAATATGGCATCACTCTTATCCTCTCTCTTTGAAAATCATAATTATATACCTCACTTTGATTCAGATTCATTTGAAAGAATGATGAATGAAGAAAAGAAATCTATTCTTTTAGATGTGAGGACACTTGAAGAGAATAAAACTTTAAGAATACCTAATTCAAAGCTAATAGATATTCATAAACCTAATTTCTTAGATCAAATACGTAAACTTGATCGTTCAAAATCTTATTTTATTTATTGCCGTTCCGGAAGTAGAAGTTATTCAGCTTGCAGACAAATGAAAAGTTTGGGATTTGAGAAAGTTTACAATCTAAAAGGCGGGATTATTAACTGGGGTGGTGAGACTGAACAAGGATAATTACTTTTTCTCGACTCAGTTCCTTTTGCCTTTGCATGCAAATCATGTTATGAATTCATTCCAATCTCAAATGGAGAATGTTCATATTTTCCATTATCTTTAGCATCAAATTTCTATTAAGTGTTTTGTTAAATTTTACAGTAAATCACACAGATAAAAATTCTAAAGCAAGAGTAGGCGAGTTCAAAACAGATCATGGTGTTGTGCAAACGCCAATATTTATGCCGGTTGGAACTCAAGGTACTGTTAAAGCTATAACTCAGCGCGTTCTTGAAAATGATATTAATGCTGAGATCGTTCTTTCAAATACTTATCATTTGTATTTAAGACCGGGAACAACAATTCTAGAAAAAGCCGGCGGTCTTCATCAATTTATGAATTGGAACAGACCGATTCTTACAGATAGCGGTGGATTTCAAGTTTATAGTTTATCGGATCTTCGCAAACTCAGAAAAGATGGTGTTGAGTTTCGTTCGCATCTTGACGGTTCAACTCATTTTTTTTCTCCGCAAAAAGTAATTGAAATTCAGCATAGCATCGGTTCTGATATAATGATGGTATTAGATGAGTGTACACCATTTCCTTGTGAATATGAATATGCGAAAAAATCTAGAGAGCTAACATCAGATTGGGCTGTGTTGAATAAGAAAGCTTTTGATGAAACTAAACCGCTCTACGGACATCAACAATTTTTATTCGGGATTATTCAAGGAAGTGTTTACAAAGATTTGCGTGAAGCATCTGCAAAAGATTTAGTGAAATTGGATTTTGACGGATATGCGATAGGCGGACTTGCAGTAGGCGAACCGATGGAAACGATGTACGATCTGGTTAATTTTACAACTGATTTTATGCCCGTTGATAAACCCAGATATTTGATGGGAGTAGGCAGACCGGAAAATATTTTAGAAGCAATCGCTCTCGGTGTTGATATGTTCGATTGTGTAATGCCGACACGAAATGCGCGTAATGCATATCTGTTTACATCGCAAGGAATTGTCTCGATGAGGAATGCGGCTTACAAAGATGATATGGATCCACTAGACAAGGAATGTGATTGTTATACATGCAAAAGTTTTTCAAGAGCATATTTAAGACATTTATTTAATTCAAAAGAAGTTCTTGCTCTTGAATTGGCAACAATACA is a window encoding:
- a CDS encoding rhodanese-like domain-containing protein, yielding MASLLSSLFENHNYIPHFDSDSFERMMNEEKKSILLDVRTLEENKTLRIPNSKLIDIHKPNFLDQIRKLDRSKSYFIYCRSGSRSYSACRQMKSLGFEKVYNLKGGIINWGGETEQG
- the tgt gene encoding tRNA guanosine(34) transglycosylase Tgt — its product is MFIFSIIFSIKFLLSVLLNFTVNHTDKNSKARVGEFKTDHGVVQTPIFMPVGTQGTVKAITQRVLENDINAEIVLSNTYHLYLRPGTTILEKAGGLHQFMNWNRPILTDSGGFQVYSLSDLRKLRKDGVEFRSHLDGSTHFFSPQKVIEIQHSIGSDIMMVLDECTPFPCEYEYAKKSRELTSDWAVLNKKAFDETKPLYGHQQFLFGIIQGSVYKDLREASAKDLVKLDFDGYAIGGLAVGEPMETMYDLVNFTTDFMPVDKPRYLMGVGRPENILEAIALGVDMFDCVMPTRNARNAYLFTSQGIVSMRNAAYKDDMDPLDKECDCYTCKSFSRAYLRHLFNSKEVLALELATIHNLTFYLNLVREARKRIVDGSFIEWKNYFSKIISINVQSIEEQ